From a region of the Rhodococcus sp. 4CII genome:
- a CDS encoding ArsA family ATPase, giving the protein MSSEGGAGPARVQFFVGKGGVGKTTLAAATAQAAAEAGHRTLLVSLDQAHSLADVLGIGSARDVVSVTGDLDVLELDTLALLEDRFRSLTAVLAAAGTHDHGAQLSALEPEELTGLPGVQDVLGLCEVVRFAADGRYDAVVVDCPPTADCLRTLAAPAMALDYVERVWPQHRRIAALLGSDPRLVMLVTLIEQVVSAVGEVRDMLADRAKTTVRLVTTPERVVLTETRRTVAAAALSGLRIDAILVNNLLPQFDSPTGHDDPGVAWLIRRRALQQRVLAELTASAGSTVILTVTRSVTEPVGWADLGGIARELYADDTDAVAVLGKNPPAVRVGLESGAGVNSVYTMRMYLPLVNPSTLTLGRVDDDLVVGAEGVRRRVRLASVLRRCVVAGAELDGSDLVVRFTPDPQVWPV; this is encoded by the coding sequence CTGAGCAGCGAGGGTGGTGCCGGACCTGCGCGGGTCCAGTTCTTCGTAGGGAAGGGGGGCGTCGGAAAGACGACGCTCGCGGCTGCGACGGCACAGGCGGCAGCGGAGGCGGGACACCGGACTCTCCTCGTCTCGCTCGACCAGGCGCATTCACTCGCCGACGTGCTCGGGATCGGCTCCGCCCGGGACGTGGTGTCGGTCACCGGCGACCTCGATGTGCTCGAGCTCGACACCCTCGCCTTGCTCGAGGACAGATTCCGGAGCCTGACAGCGGTTCTCGCGGCCGCGGGCACGCACGACCACGGCGCCCAGCTGTCCGCACTCGAACCGGAGGAACTGACCGGGTTGCCCGGGGTGCAGGACGTACTGGGGCTGTGTGAGGTCGTCCGGTTCGCCGCCGACGGTCGGTACGACGCGGTGGTGGTCGACTGCCCGCCCACCGCGGACTGTCTGCGCACGCTCGCTGCGCCGGCGATGGCGCTCGACTACGTCGAACGGGTGTGGCCCCAGCATCGCCGGATCGCGGCGCTCCTGGGTTCCGATCCCCGCCTCGTCATGCTGGTGACGCTCATCGAACAGGTGGTGTCCGCTGTCGGCGAGGTGCGGGACATGCTCGCGGATCGCGCGAAAACCACTGTGCGACTGGTGACGACGCCGGAGCGGGTGGTGCTGACGGAGACGCGGCGGACCGTGGCGGCGGCCGCGCTGTCGGGCCTGCGCATCGATGCGATCCTCGTGAACAACCTACTGCCACAATTCGATTCGCCGACAGGACACGACGACCCCGGTGTGGCATGGTTGATCCGGCGGCGAGCCCTGCAGCAGCGGGTACTCGCCGAGCTGACCGCCTCCGCGGGCTCCACGGTGATCCTCACGGTGACTCGGTCGGTGACGGAGCCGGTAGGGTGGGCCGATCTCGGCGGTATCGCCCGGGAGTTGTATGCCGACGACACGGACGCGGTGGCGGTGTTGGGGAAGAACCCACCTGCGGTGCGGGTGGGGCTGGAATCGGGGGCCGGTGTGAATTCTGTGTACACGATGCGGATGTATCTTCCGCTCGTGAACCCGTCGACTCTCACGTTGGGCCGGGTGGACGACGACCTGGTGGTGGGCGCCGAAGGGGTGCGCCGCCGTGTGCGCCTCGCCTCGGTCCTGCGCCGATGCGTCGTCGCGGGCGCGGAACTCGACGGCAGCGATCTCGTCGTGCGCTTCACACCCGACCCACAGGTGTGGCCGGTATGA